TGGGTATCAACGATAAATCTTCCTAATTTCATTTTCTCCCTCCATTAGTTTATTTGTTCGCTGAACCATCGGATTGAATATGGTTCCGTTTATATCAACCTCCAGTTCTTTATTGTCGTAGGCTGAATATGTCATTCCTGGTAACAAGTGCCTACTGTGATATTTGCTAGCAGTATATTATAGTATATTGTATACTAATATGATAGTATTAGTAAAGACATCGTTATATCTTGGAACGAATATTTTGCAACTGCGGCTACCGACAATATGCTTAAGGAGTGATAATAATGGCTGATTATCAGGAGTTTACAAAAAAGGGTGCCCCCGAATGGCCTTATCCGGTGAACTATGGCCAGGAGAGTGAAGTCAGCACTGATATCCTCGTGATCGGTGGTGGCATATCGGGATGTCACGCAGCGATAAATGCCGCAAAAAGAGGAGTGAAGGTAACAGTTGTCGAGAAGGGGGCTACGGTAAGAAGTGGCAGCGGAGGGGCTGGGGTTGACCACTGGGGTGACGCGTTTACCAACCCGTGTTCCAAGGTGACTCCCGATCGAGTTGCAGAAGCGCCCAGGCGTGAAGGTTCTATTCCCACTTACAACAATGGAATCTTTCGCTACATCACGATGAGGGAATCCTGGGATGCCCTTCTTGATGTGGAGAAAATGGGACTTGAGTTTAGAGATGTCAAAGATGAGTTCGCAGGTGCTCCCTTCCGGGATGATGAGACCAAGATAATGTTTGCCTATGATTATGAGGGCAGAACCAACATACGCATTCGTGGGGGTGCGAGAATCAAACCTATAATGCATAAAGAGATGAAACGGCTGGGCATAAGAATCTATGACCGCGTTATGGCGACAAGTCTGCTGACTGAAGGAGGTAAGCCGGGTGCTAGGGTTATCGGCGCTATGGGAGTAAATGTAAGGACCGGCAAGTTCTATATCTTTAAGGCGAAAGCGGTTATACTCACCGCCGCCCAATTTTCCGGCATCTGGGTGTTCTCAACAGAATTGGCGGGGTCTGCTGCTCACCTCGACGACCCCAACTGCGTTGGTGATGGCAGTGCCATGGCTTGGAAAGCCGGGGCTGAATTTACCCTAATGGAGAGAAGCAGAGGGCCGGTAGCCGGCGGATTTGGCTGGCCACGTTTCGGCGTCGGGAGTCCGACCAATACTTGGTACCCGTGCACGATAGTTGATGCCAATGGTAAAGAAGTGCCCTGGGTCGACAGGAAAGGGAATGTACTGGAAACTGTGGCAGAACGCACCCGTGGCTGGCAGTCTGCTCAGCCAACCCCTGACTTGCCCGAACTGATAAAAAAGGGCGAATATATCCTTCCGCTATATGCCGATTTGCCGGGTATGCCAGAATATGAGCGGAAGGCGATTTTCGGCCTTATGGTGGGTAACGAGGGTAAGACCCGCGTCCCGATATACCAAGTCTATACCCAGGCTGGATTCGACCCGGACAAGGACATGCTTCAGGCACCAGTTATCTCCCGAGAAGCCGGGGGAGAAGGACTGGGACCGCCAATGTGGCGCAGCGGCGCTGTTGGGGGAGGATGGTCAGGTGGTGGAGTGGTTGTCGACTGGAACCTCAGGACAAACCTGGAGGGTTTATACGCAGCAGGGAATCAAGTTGGCGGTTGTGGGGGAGGACACCCCGGTGCAGCCACCACCGGCAGATACGCCGGCAGACAAGCTGCCGCTTATGCCAAAAATGCTGCCGATTCTGTCCCTGACAGGAGTCAGATAGATAATGAGAAAGCTCGTGTATATGAAGCTGTAGGGAGAGACGGTGATATCGGCTGGAAAGAATTGCACGCCGGTATAACCAGAGTCATGCAGATATATTGTGGCGAATACAAAAGCGAACAGATGCTCAAAATGGGACAGTGGTGGCTCAATAGCATTAAAGAAAGTGAAGCTGCCCGGACTTATGTCAGGAACCCTCACGAGCTGGTTCGCTACCTGGAATGCCTGACCCGCATCACCATCAGCGAAATGATTATACATGCCTCACTGGCTCGCAAAGCCAGCAGCCGTCCCCTCGACTTCAAACGGGTTGACTATCCGGATATGGACCCGCCTGAGTGGAACAAGTTTATTACCATCAGGCTGGAAGATGGCGAAGTTAAGATTGGTGATTTACCTTCAAACTTCTGGGTATCACCACCCAACGCGGCTACTCACCGGGAAAATTATGAAAAACACTGCG
This genomic interval from Candidatus Neomarinimicrobiota bacterium contains the following:
- a CDS encoding FAD-dependent oxidoreductase, with amino-acid sequence MADYQEFTKKGAPEWPYPVNYGQESEVSTDILVIGGGISGCHAAINAAKRGVKVTVVEKGATVRSGSGGAGVDHWGDAFTNPCSKVTPDRVAEAPRREGSIPTYNNGIFRYITMRESWDALLDVEKMGLEFRDVKDEFAGAPFRDDETKIMFAYDYEGRTNIRIRGGARIKPIMHKEMKRLGIRIYDRVMATSLLTEGGKPGARVIGAMGVNVRTGKFYIFKAKAVILTAAQFSGIWVFSTELAGSAAHLDDPNCVGDGSAMAWKAGAEFTLMERSRGPVAGGFGWPRFGVGSPTNTWYPCTIVDANGKEVPWVDRKGNVLETVAERTRGWQSAQPTPDLPELIKKGEYILPLYADLPGMPEYERKAIFGLMVGNEGKTRVPIYQVYTQAGFDPDKDMLQAPVISREAGGEGLGPPMWRSGAVGGGWSGGGVVVDWNLRTNLEGLYAAGNQVGGCGGGHPGAATTGRYAGRQAAAYAKNAADSVPDRSQIDNEKARVYEAVGRDGDIGWKELHAGITRVMQIYCGEYKSEQMLKMGQWWLNSIKESEAARTYVRNPHELVRYLECLTRITISEMIIHASLARKASSRPLDFKRVDYPDMDPPEWNKFITIRLEDGEVKIGDLPSNFWVSPPNAATHRENYEKHCGLDD